In Bacillus pumilus, the sequence CACAGCTGTGAAGATGAAAATCCATACAACATCAAGGAAATGCCAATACAGACTTGAAATAAAGATCTTCGCTGCTGTTTGTGGAGTTAAACCACGTTTTTTAATTTGGAACAAGACCCCGGTAATCCAGAAGATACCGATTGATACGTGTAGTCCGTGAGTTCCTAAAAGAACGAAGAATGCAGACCAATACGCACTTGTATGGATGCTGGCACCCTCGTGTACATAATGGAAGAACTCATAAATCTCAAAGCCAACGAAGCCTGCACCTAGAAGTAGTGTAAGAATTGTCCAAATGACAACCCCTTTTGTACTTCCACGGCGCATTTCATGAACGGCAATCCCACATGTAAATGAGCTCACTAATAGCAGGAATGTCATGATCAATACAAGCTTCATATCAAATAGCTCAGCTGGTAAAACGCCGCCAGCTGTTCTGCCATGAAGAACAAAGTAGGTCGCAAAAAGTGTTGAGAATAACACGATTTCCGCGCCAAGGAATATCCAGAAACCAAGGATGTTTAAACGTCCGGTTTCAGACTGATATTCAAGCGGTGCATTTGCATAGCTGCTATCATTATGTCCCATTACTTCTGCGCCTCCTTATTCTTTTTCTCTGTTTCAATCACTTCTTCAACAGGAATGTAGTAGCCATCGTCATATTCAAATGAACGTAAAATCATTGTTGCGAATACACCGATTAAGCCGATAACGCCAATCCAGTACCATTCAAATACAAGACCGAATGCACCAAGTCCGAAGAATGCAGACATGATCAGTGGTCTGCCTGAATTGTGCGGCATGTGAATTTTCTTGAACTCTTTTTCTGGATGAACGTCCACATTGTTTTTCTTCCAATGATGGAATGCATCTGGTGTTGTCACTTCTGGAAGTGCTGCAAAGTTATAATGCGGCGGAATTGCAGAAGATGTCGCCCAGTCAAGTGTACGTCCTTCTCCCCAGCTGTCTCCAGACACTTCACGTTTTGCGTGTCTCCAGCTGTAGTAAATGTTATAGCAAAGGATGATGAATCCGATACCCATCATGAATGCACCAATTGTTGAAATAAAGTTTAGTGCAGTCCAGCCATCTTCAGGTCCATACGTATAAATACGTCTTGGCATTCCTTGCAGTCCTAAGAAGTACTGCGGGAAGAAACAGATATTGAATCCGATCATGAATACCCAGAAGAACCATTTGCCGATTCTTTCGTTTAACTTGTAGCCAAACATTTTTGGATACCAGAAAACGAGACCAGCGAAACAAGCAAATACAGTACCTGCGATTAATACATAGTGGAAGTGGGATACAAGGAAGTACGTATTATGGTACTGGTAATCCGCAGCTGCCATCGCAAGCATAACCCCAGTTACACCACCGATCACGAAGTTCGGGATGAAACCAAGTGCCCAAAGCATTGGTGATGTAAAGCTGATACGGCCGCGATACATCGTAAAGAGCCAGTTAAAGATTTTAACACCTGTTGGTACAGAAATCGCCATTGTTGTAATCGAGAAGAATGAGTTAACCGCTGCACTGTTCCCCATTGTAAAGAAGTGGTGAACCCACACAAGGAAGCTCAGAACAGAGATTGCCACAATCGATACAACCATCGCTTTGTAACCAAACAACTGCTTTCTTGAGAACGTCGCAAAGATTTCTGAGAAAATACCGAAAGCCGGCAGGATCACGATATATACCTCAGGATGTCCCCAAATCCAGAAAAGGTTCGCCCAAAGCATTGGCATACCGCCTGCTTCGAGTGTAAAGAATGCAGAACCGAATAAACGATCAAATGTCATAAGTGCTAAAGCAACTGTTAATACAGGGAAAGCGAAAACGATGATGACAGACGTAATCAATGTTGTCCATGTAAACATTGGCATACGCATAAGTGTCATACCTTTTGTACGCATTTTTAAGATGGTCACCATGAAGTTAATACCTGTCATCAGTGTACCAATACCTGCAATTTGGAGCCCGAGCAAGTAGTAGTTTTGTCCAGGTCCTGGTGAGAAATCATTTCCGGCGAGCGGCATGTAACTCGTCCAGCCTGCACTTGGTGATCCTCCAATAACGAAGGAAATGTTGAACAGCATTGCTCCGACCATGAATGTCCAGAAGCTAAGGTTGTTCAAATACGGGAATGCAACGTCACGTGCACCAATTTGAAGAGGAACAACGACGTTGATTAAACCAATTAAAAATGGCATCGCCATGAATAGAATCATGATCGTACCATGTGTTGTGAAAATTTCATTATAGTGGTTGGAATCTAAAAACGTATTATTAGGAAGCGCCAGCTGTGCGCGCATCATCAGTCCGTCTACCCCACCGCGGAAGAACATAATCACAGCAGCAAGGATATACATGATCCCTAGCTTTTTATGATCAACTGATGTTAACCATTCTTTCCAGAGCCATTTCCACTTTTTGAAGTATGTTAAAACAAAAACGATGGCAATGGAAGTAAGAGCGATAGAAATTTGCGCACCAAGAATTAATGGGTCTCCAGTTACAAAAAACTCATCCCATTTTAAATGCATAACGGCCTCCTCCTTTCCTTAGTCAGTTTATTCACTATCTAGTTTTCTTTTATAGTTCTTCACATTCTCGAAAGGATCTGTTTTGGAATGCGGAGAAACTGATTGATAACCTAAACGTTTGCGTGCTTGGAGTGCATATTCAGAGTCCTCTCCATGCTTCGCAAAAGATAAATGTGTTGATGAGAATGTCTGCACATCTGCTGCATCAGGAAGCATCAGGATGTCATACGTTTTCTTCGTTAACTTTGGTGCTTCTTTTTTCGTTTTGTTTACCCATTTATCATAGTCAGACTGCATCATCGCATTGACTTTGAATTTTTGCTGAGCAAAGCCCTCACCTGTGAAGTTGGCGTTTCTTCCTTCGTATGTGCCTACTTCATCAGCTTGAAGATACTGTTCCATTTCCATTCCAGCCATCGCATACTTCTCCCCGCCTAGCTGAGGAATCCATAGTGATGCCATTGTATCAGCGGAAGTGATTTTGAATAAAATCGGCTGATCTTTTGGAATGTTTAAGTAGTTCACTGTTTCAATATTTTCCTCTGGATAACTAAAGATCCATTTCCAATCAACTGCTGTAGCATAAATGACAAGTGGATCTTTATGGCTTGTTGCTTGAGGTGCCTCTTCCAAAGAGTAAATTGTTTTGACAGTTGGAACTGAAAGGGCAGCAACGATTAATATTGGGATCACTGTCCAGACAACTTCTAGAAGCGTATTCCCGTGTATTTCTGGGTTATAAGAGGCGTTTCCAACGTCCTTACGCTCACGGTATTTAACCAAAATGATGGTAAACAGTACAAATACCGCGCCAACGATAAAGAGCATGAATCCGATAGATAAAAGGATTA encodes:
- the qoxC gene encoding cytochrome aa3 quinol oxidase subunit III — translated: MGHNDSSYANAPLEYQSETGRLNILGFWIFLGAEIVLFSTLFATYFVLHGRTAGGVLPAELFDMKLVLIMTFLLLVSSFTCGIAVHEMRRGSTKGVVIWTILTLLLGAGFVGFEIYEFFHYVHEGASIHTSAYWSAFFVLLGTHGLHVSIGIFWITGVLFQIKKRGLTPQTAAKIFISSLYWHFLDVVWIFIFTAVYLIGLGGLL
- the qoxB gene encoding cytochrome aa3 quinol oxidase subunit I, encoding MHLKWDEFFVTGDPLILGAQISIALTSIAIVFVLTYFKKWKWLWKEWLTSVDHKKLGIMYILAAVIMFFRGGVDGLMMRAQLALPNNTFLDSNHYNEIFTTHGTIMILFMAMPFLIGLINVVVPLQIGARDVAFPYLNNLSFWTFMVGAMLFNISFVIGGSPSAGWTSYMPLAGNDFSPGPGQNYYLLGLQIAGIGTLMTGINFMVTILKMRTKGMTLMRMPMFTWTTLITSVIIVFAFPVLTVALALMTFDRLFGSAFFTLEAGGMPMLWANLFWIWGHPEVYIVILPAFGIFSEIFATFSRKQLFGYKAMVVSIVAISVLSFLVWVHHFFTMGNSAAVNSFFSITTMAISVPTGVKIFNWLFTMYRGRISFTSPMLWALGFIPNFVIGGVTGVMLAMAAADYQYHNTYFLVSHFHYVLIAGTVFACFAGLVFWYPKMFGYKLNERIGKWFFWVFMIGFNICFFPQYFLGLQGMPRRIYTYGPEDGWTALNFISTIGAFMMGIGFIILCYNIYYSWRHAKREVSGDSWGEGRTLDWATSSAIPPHYNFAALPEVTTPDAFHHWKKNNVDVHPEKEFKKIHMPHNSGRPLIMSAFFGLGAFGLVFEWYWIGVIGLIGVFATMILRSFEYDDGYYIPVEEVIETEKKNKEAQK
- the qoxA gene encoding cytochrome aa3 quinol oxidase subunit II translates to MIFLFRAIKPMLLLAMLVSVFVLGGCSNIAVLDPKGPVAAQQKDLILLSIGFMLFIVGAVFVLFTIILVKYRERKDVGNASYNPEIHGNTLLEVVWTVIPILIVAALSVPTVKTIYSLEEAPQATSHKDPLVIYATAVDWKWIFSYPEENIETVNYLNIPKDQPILFKITSADTMASLWIPQLGGEKYAMAGMEMEQYLQADEVGTYEGRNANFTGEGFAQQKFKVNAMMQSDYDKWVNKTKKEAPKLTKKTYDILMLPDAADVQTFSSTHLSFAKHGEDSEYALQARKRLGYQSVSPHSKTDPFENVKNYKRKLDSE